Genomic DNA from Fusarium oxysporum Fo47 chromosome IX, complete sequence:
GCCGTACCCGACAGTACATTCGGTAGCTCAACTCCCAGTGCCGCAAACGAAGTCCAGTCTGCTATCTTATCTCAGCACGGAATCATAAGGGCACAGTCATTGAACTTCAGAAGTCGACGCCATTTGTCTTCAAGAGGAACATTTCCAGTCGCAGATGGGACAAATATTGTCAGTGGTATCGATCCTGATGAACCGGTTTCTCAGGCTGTCCCAGTTATCAGCGGTAGTCAAGTTACAGAGAGTGTTCGCCTTCGACAGGATGCGATCGCCACACGAATTCTACAGGGTATCGTGGGCGCCTTGATGCTTCTTCATATCATCTCGTGGATCTATTGGAGACGGATTAGGCTTCCTCGTTCGCCAACGACCATTGCATCTGTTACAGCACTTCTCGTTGATGGCAATCTTTTCAAATCACTACCCCGAGCCGCACAATGGCAGCCAGACAgtgagcttgaagccattTTCACCGAGGGAGATACCCCACAACGATTCCAGCTTGGATTTGACCGTAAAGGGCGAGGTAGAGGACGTGATGGCCGggcaaagaaggaagaaggcaACTTTGGAATCCGTGCAATCGTTCCCAAGGAGCATATACCAGAGGAAGTGGAAATGAGACCATTGCCTCCTCCAaaaccaccaccaaagccgGTGAAAGAGAGGATCGGAGTGGTTCGTCAAGGAACGGGATTGCTTGGGGAAGATGGTACCCAAAGGAAATCGGTGCTGGTCACTAAAGGACACACAAACAATTCAAAATCGAAGAGTTCTAAGGGCTCAAAGGACTCGAAGGGCTCCTCGGGGAGCAATGGACCGAATAGAAAGAGatccatctcatcagcaTTGAGCGTACCCAAAGAGATGGTAAAAGTATGGTGGGCGGGTGGAAGTTGAAATTGTAATGGCCTACGAGAGCGTGGAAAAGTATAAAGATGATTTGATACCTCGCATATTAGATGTATGTAATGATGATAATTTAGATTTCTTCCTTTAATGATCATGAGTTGGCACTGAATCTTTGATAATCATCGACTACTTGCACAGTGACCGATCATGCTCTGCTCATGACAGCAAGTCATTGATGCTCAGAAACGTCTGCCCACGAATGGGCCCATATAGCATCACGGGTTTCATGTCACGACACCCCGCAACTTTATTAGCaatgcttcttctccatatgGAGGAAACGTGTGTATCTGGCTGTTGAAGTCGTCAAGGGTCTTCTCCAGAGTGTTTATTTCCGTGGACATTCAAAAACTTAGGTAAAAATCGACCAATTGAACCCCCCACCATGATCCGGGCCGATCTGTCCCGAAGTCAGGAAGGGACAATTTGCCCGAAGAAAATTCAGCAACTCCGAAGTGTGAGATAAGATACTTCAGCAGGGCCTTGATAATTGTCTCAACATAAATATCAGGAAGTATTGAGGTTTAAACCTGTCGGTCAAGCTGGGGGACTTGAGCGGGGTAATAGAGTGCAATTGGCAAAAGAAATGCTTCAGCTATAACACTGCTAACTCTCAATGACTTACACATGCCGTTGTTCGCTCTTCTTGTTCACCCGGACTTCGCTCATATCGCGTAATGATCCCCCGAACCCAAGGTACCATGATGGCGTCCACgtccctttttttttttttgttgcGAGCTCCAATCCTTCCAATTTGGCGGGTCATCCCAGTCCCGTGTATGAGGGCTAAAGCTCAGTGGCTTACAGTGCATCGATCCCCTAAAACCTTTAAGAAATGCTACCAAATGCCCTGAAATTGCCCAAATGTTGTCCTCTCAACGGTCGCATCGGAACTTGAGGACCACCAACGCTGGGTTCTCTTCAAGGCCCCTGCAGCCACTTTGAGTCCCGAAATGGTTTAGCCCACGCCAAAGCTTCAAAGTACCTCACTCTTCGGAGCTCAACACGCAAAAAACTCCACGTCTATCCAACCCCAAGAATTTCCTCCGATCCCGActctttctctccctctccttctcaCGCCAGAGCTGCATCACTCTCCgtccttgatctcttcgCTCCGCTACTCGAGTTTCTGTTCGTGACCGTAAGTCACGCATCTCGATACTTCTGCTTTCAATTGCCCTTCCGGCCGGTGAGTCCTTTTCTCAGAACCCCCAAAATCCCCAAAAGTGGCTCAGCCATGTTCATATTCGCGCTCCCCCCATGCTCATCACCGACTAACATCTCCGTCCTTCAGAAAGATCTTAATACCTCCCACAATGCTCAGCGCCGCTCTCCGAAGGCGCGTTCTCGCCCCTACCCACAGTGCCCTGCGAACCGGCTTCGCTGCCCACGTTGTGCGACACTATGCCTCATTCCCCGAGCACCAGGTCATCAAGATGCCCGCTCTGTCGCCCACCATGCAGGCTGGTAACATTGGCGCCTGGCAGAAGAAGCCCGGCGATTCTATCGCCCCTGGTGATGTCCTGGTAGAGATTGAGACCGACAAGGCCCAGATGGACTTCGAGTTCCAGGAGGAGGGTGTCATTGCCAAGATCCTCAAGGATGCTGGTGAGAAGGATATTCCCGTTGGCAGCGTAAGTTCTTCACTTTTTTGAAACCACTCAGGTCACCTCTCGGGCCTCGGGGTATCTACCTCCAGCGCCTAATATCACTCACTGCTGTTAAATCATGTCACTAACATGCAATTCTTTGATATAGCCCATTGCCGtccttgttgaggagggTACCGATATCTCCGCCTTCGAGAAGTTCTCCATCGAGGACGCTGGTGGTGATGCCGCTAAGCCCGCTGCccccaagaaggaggagaagtcCGAGTCCAAGTCTGAGTCCGCTTCCGCCCCTGAGCCTACTCCTGAGCCTCAACAATACCAGTCTCAGGGCCGTCTCCAGACTGCTCTCGACCGTCTCCCTAACATCTCCGCTTCCGCCAAGCGACTTGCCCGTGAGAAGGGCATTAGCATCGATGGGCTCAAGGGTACCGGCAAGAACGGTCAGATCACCGAggaggatgtcaagaaggccatcaGCAGCCCCGCCGCCAGCAGCGCCCCCAGCGCTACCTACGAGGACATCCCCATCAGCGGCATGCGCAAGACCATTGCCAACCGTCTGGTCGAGTCCACCCAGACCAACCCTCACTTCTACGTCACCAGCTCCATCTCCGTcagcaagctcctcaagctccGCCAGGCTCTGAACAGCTCTGCCGATGGCAAGTACAAGCTCTCCGTCAACGATTTCCTGATCAAGGCTATCGCTGTCGCCAGCCGCAAGGTTCCCCAGGTCAACTCCAGCTGGCGCGACGGCAACATCCGCCAGTTCAACAACGTCGACGTCTCTGTTGCCGTTTCCACACCCACTGGTCTCATCACCCCTATTGTCACCGGTGTTGAGGGCCGTGGCCTCGAGGCCATCTCTAGCCAGGTCAAGTCGCTCGCCAAGAAGGCTCGTGATGGCAAGCTCAAGCCCGAGGAGTACCAGGGTGGtaccatctccatctccaacatggGCATGAACCCCGCTGTTGACCACTTCACCGCTGTCATCAACCCTCCCCAGGCTGCCATCCTCGCTGTTGGTACCACCAAGAAGGTTGCCATCCCCGCCGAGAACGAGGCCGGCGTTGAGTTCGACGACCAAATCACCCTTACTGCTAGCTTCGACCACAAGGTCGTTGACGGTGCTGTCGGTGCTGAGTggctcaaggagctcaagcagGTTCTTGAGAAccctcttgagcttcttctgtaAATCAGGGGTAGGACGTCAAATGGCCCCTGAAAACCGAATTATGCTGGGAAAGACGAAAGGGTTGGTCGAGCGAGGAATGACTTTTTTATAGAACAGGAGGAGATGACCTCTGAGGGACGGAGATGCGGTAAGGAGTTTACTTGGGATATCGTGGGGACACCCATGAGAGCATTCCTGGGTAAGGATCGGTGAATCacgacgatgatgagcaTCTATGAGGACACCCACAGAGCTTCTTCGCCTGATCACGCCGCAGCATTCGTGGAAGATTTACGAGGCTGGAAAAGCCCGTGTACAATGACCATTGATTAATAATGTTATATCTTTTCGAACTTGGGGGGTGTTTTGGACAAAGAATCTATTGCATATGCCCTCATTATATGTTTCCTCCTGTTGACTGCTTTACGACCGCCAGATATGACTACTTAAACTGTGCCTACACTGCATATATCACGACAAAACTTAAATATACGATTCTCTCCTCAAGCGATCAATAGCTTGGTCTGTGCGAAGCAATTGCTGACATGGGTCATCTTGACCAAGTTCCAGCCGGCAAGATGTTGTAGTAGCCTACTAGGATCCGCATGGAAATTGGCGAGGCTTTGAGGCATGTTTGATGGTCAGAAGGCAAGTAAATATAGTAGAGGAGAGGCTGCCATGTCAAGTGCCCAGGTACATTAATACATAAGGTGAGATTTTCCTTCATCGTCAAGTCATTACAGATCCCTCAACGCCAGTCTCAAAATTGTGATACAACTGATGGATCGACGGAGTCAAACTGCTGAGGCATACCCATGCCACCTCGAGCCCAGTTGAACGCTCCCATTCCATCTAGACCAAGGTCACCACCCATTACCATCCAGTCAAAGGGCATCTCCATAATGCCCTGCATGGCATCGCTATCAATCGCTGGCACATCGATGTGTATagcctcttcgtcttcaggCTCACCAAGCGATAAACCTTCCCTCTCGGCAACTTCTTTCAGCAAGTCGTAGGCTTTTATACTCATACTTACTCCTGTATCAACGACTACTTGATCAACGTCTTCCTGCGATAGTCCCATTTCAAGGGCCTCGGCGAGGGCGAGAGACGCAACAACGAAGCAATATCCTTTTACGCCCGTCTCTCCAGCACGTATCCGTCTCTCGAACCAAGTCTGCGCACTTTGGAGAACAGCGCGAAGTTCAAAAAGGTTCATGACAGGGCCGCCGCCGAGGCTATCATTCTGCTCCTCTGACTTCTTGATAAACTCGAGTGCAACGGAGAAAAGCGTTTGAGTTGGAATCACACGAAACACACCTGCTCCGTTTGTGATGAGGCGGTTAAAACTGACTGCAGGGTCCAGGGAGCCTCCAGGGGAAGAAGTACCGTAGCGAGGTGTCGATAGGCCAGTGATCTGCGCGAGCTTCAGAGACGAATCGAGGGATACTTTGCGAGAGTAGTAGTAGGTCGGATCCAGGGCGGAACGGGCGACCAtcggttgatgaagagagaggAAGCAGCGGTACGTGAACATTTGAACAAGAGAACTGTGGAAGTGGGTAAAGATAGTTCGTGGCTGGTGCCTCTGGGCTTCTGATAGAGCAGCAAGTGTCTCTGTTAATGTCCGGCATGCCTTTGTGAGTTCGGAGTTCAGCCGGAGTGTCTCGGCGTATGAATCCTTGGATCTAAATTCGTTGACATGCTTGATAATGATGAAGCGAAGAGCAAAGGACTTTTGAAGAGCGAGCTGGACTGACATATCAGTCAGAGTCTCGGGATCGCCAGTTGGTTTTCTATCTGAGTCTGGCTCGTCTGTGAGTTGATCATCATTCAAATTTGCTGGGGGCCGTGCATCGTAGTGTTTcgaggagagaagaggggGGCCTCCAGCATCGTAGGAGCATTGTAGATTGAGTTCGAGGATGGTTGCCCAGAGGCGGCGACGGATCTCGGAACGGTAAACGGACATGTTACCAAGATGCCTTGGGTCCCGATGCAATCCCATGTACATAGCCTGTCTGACCAGACTCCCTGCCGAAACCCAAGTAAGGTCCTGGCCAACCGCACAACATGCTTTGGCGATGACCAGCATACACATGATCTGAATACCAGCGATAGTCATTCTGCTCTTCTCAGGTGGTATCATAAGCCAGATTTGAGCCTCATGGACCCAGTGCATCGAAGTCGCACGCAAGCTGAAGACATCATCGTGTAGAGTTGCTCCGATGGCCATGCACAACTGAAGCTGCATAAGGAAAACCTGACTGGAGGCTTCAGGATTCTGCCAGTAGCGCTCATACTCTGACATGAAGGTTGGACGATGAAGAATCCGAACCACGCCCTCGAAGGTGTCAAAATAGGCATTAACAAGCTGATCAGCAAGGCCACGCTCAGGAATATTTTCGCCCAACTTGTCAGTCGACACAGGTTTGGAACGATTTGCTTTGATAGTGCGGCCCAGAGCTTTGCATTTGACAAAACCACCGTGGTGTTGATTCTTGCGAGACTCTGCCTCTTTGAGCAAATCAAAAACACCGGGAAACTATGAGATTTAGTTAGGAAGATTCTGTTTCGTGAAATGGACTACTGACCATGTGAATGCCATTCATCCAGTGGCTTTGACCGAAGAACCTCGTCTTAGATACAGTCCCCTTCATAGGAGCCGACTCCGCTTCCTGGTCGTCAGGCTGTATAAACTTGTCTTCTGCTGGTTGCGTGATGTAACAAGACTCGGCTAGCTTCTGCTCCAGCTCCTTGACTCTCGCAGCCAGGGCATCAACCGTGGAGGCATCGGAGTTGGATCCTACTGTTGAGCTTGGAATGCTAGAAGACGTTCGTCTTGCAGATGAATTTGATGGAGACTGTCTCTGGGTAGACCCAATGGCTGGGGCCGACCTGGCCGGCACCTGGGAGTTTGAGTCTGAAGCACCAGCATGACCTGTGCCTTTCTTGGCACGTGAAGCCGGTATGTGAGTTGGGGCATAAGTGCAAGGCGATATCTTAGATTTGACGCAGTTCACACAAGGTAGACTACGATCACATCGAATCTTGCGGCGCCGGCATTGCTCACACGAGAGGGCCGGCCGGCGCCGCTTCTTCTCCGTCTTAGCGGCCGAAGACACGGTTCCACCACCGGCAGTTGCTGTCTCGGCCGGTAGATCAAAGCAAGTGTCCTGCAGGTCTGTCGCTTCTGTAAGGATCTCCTGACTTACATCCAGCGGACtattaaagaagaagctggggGTTGAGAGTGTGATTGGGGGTGAATTGCCGGGCATACTTGATGGATTGAGCTCAGAGAACTCGgccaagaaaaaaaaacagcGAGACACGGCAAATTCAACAATGCGAACAGTCTGGAAAAAAGTTATAATTCGAAGTATATGTCTGTGATACCATGGCTGGGGGTATGGGCAGTATCAGTCAGTGGAGATGCAAAAGACCGAGCCAAAAGACCGAGATTCTATAAGTGACAGTGATGTAAGCTAACCCTATAGGGAAATGGCAAAGATCCCCCAGCAGTTGCTGATGCAGAAGCAGGCGATTCCTGCTGATTATGAGTGTAAATCTTAAATGATTCTAGACTGTCGGAGTAAGATTCGGTTGAGGGTTGGTCCGATTACTATATAATGCTCGGACATACGTGGACATTGAGGATTTAAGACGTCAACTCCTTAGTGCAATGACTACAACATCGGActtatcttatcaatcaAGATTTGGATATTGATTCATACCCAGTCTTGCGAGTTAATGTATTAGTCTACCTGTCTACGCCTTAAACATTTCTCTATAGGATACGCATAGTCCACGCATCAtgattcatcatcattaccatcagcctcatccttctcttgcCATCCCTCTCTGGGCTTTGCAGCTTTGGCTAATAGGTTCCTCGTCACTTCTAATCGAAATATCTGGGGCCCAGTTTCTTCATCGCTCGTGCGATGCGCCTCCACCCAAGTTCGGATTTGCCCTCGGACCTCCTTGTTGCTCGTAACAGTAGTGAGGTCAGCCGCCCAACCGTACATGAAGATAGACAGCTTGGAGCTCTTGAAGCCGCTACTCAAAGCCACATCCTGGGCGACCTGAGGAAGGCTCCCGTTGGAAATACCACAATCAATAGCTTTCATATCCCATGCTTCATCGATTACAGAAACTGGTATCTGAACATCAGGTGGTAAGGGGTAAATGGTGAGTTGCTGAAAACGCTGCCGCGTAAGGTCCGAAGATATTTGTTTCAAATCGTCACCCCAAGGAACCAACAACCTCCCTCGCTCGCGTTCAGTCTCGGTGCCAACAGTTCGTAGTACATCGTGAAAATGATCCGCTGCTTCACGAGTACATACGAGCTTGCGACCTGCTAACACCGGGTACAACACACGAGACATGAGACCCCCTTCATGAGCGTTCTCTTCGTCTATCTGGGCACGCGTCGTACGCGACTGCCACGGTTGGGGTTCAAATCTGAGGTGAGTCAAGTCGGAAATAAGatcgatgaggatggtgtgATCGAGGTTGATGGTGGATGTGAGCGATGCAAGCTCATTGCCAACCATATTGTCAATAGCTTCGTCAAGCGGAGGAGGGGATGCTGCGACAAAGTCACTATCCTGATCTTcgatgatgactttgacAAGTGGATCAATGTGTTCTAGTTGATCAAGGACTATGTCAAGCTCCCTTTCACCTCGACTAAGACCAGTCAGAACCAGACGTATTTGAGGGAATCTGTATTCATGACGGTTCATTCTTGCAGCATTTACTAGCCGTTGTACGTATTTGGCCAAAGGGGTATCCTCCCACTCATCCCGGTCGACTTCATCACCGAGTTCATGGTCACCCCAGCCCCAGCCGCTATCGTTCAACTGGCGAGCGAGTCTATCACGAGAGATGGCTTTAGCAGCAATCCATTCTCGTCCTTCTTGAACAACATCGACCTCAACTCGAGCTTGTTCTTTTAGAAGTCGGTGCAGATTGTGTTTCTCCTGCCCTGAGACCTGTCGCTTTTGGATCTCCCGTTTTCGCAAATCCTTTGACGAGC
This window encodes:
- a CDS encoding 2-oxoacid dehydrogenases acyltransferase-domain-containing protein, which codes for MLSAALRRRVLAPTHSALRTGFAAHVVRHYASFPEHQVIKMPALSPTMQAGNIGAWQKKPGDSIAPGDVLVEIETDKAQMDFEFQEEGVIAKILKDAGEKDIPVGSPIAVLVEEGTDISAFEKFSIEDAGGDAAKPAAPKKEEKSESKSESASAPEPTPEPQQYQSQGRLQTALDRLPNISASAKRLAREKGISIDGLKGTGKNGQITEEDVKKAISSPAASSAPSATYEDIPISGMRKTIANRLVESTQTNPHFYVTSSISVSKLLKLRQALNSSADGKYKLSVNDFLIKAIAVASRKVPQVNSSWRDGNIRQFNNVDVSVAVSTPTGLITPIVTGVEGRGLEAISSQVKSLAKKARDGKLKPEEYQGGTISISNMGMNPAVDHFTAVINPPQAAILAVGTTKKVAIPAENEAGVEFDDQITLTASFDHKVVDGAVGAEWLKELKQVLENPLELLL
- a CDS encoding uncharacterized protein (of unknown function-domain containing protein), producing the protein MEQKLPYPSQMLDSAKRHLTLLDTTIHEVKQFIQALQLSSRSTSGLPTFLRTLERENVTLCNLVTELSVSSTNLDDLQLTKREQKLDASATTTTQSIAQWNRLKKSHSFVAINQSFQGSSKDLRKREIQKRQVSGQEKHNLHRLLKEQARVEVDVVQEGREWIAAKAISRDRLARQLNDSGWGWGDHELGDEVDRDEWEDTPLAKYVQRLVNAARMNRHEYRFPQIRLVLTGLSRGERELDIVLDQLEHIDPLVKVIIEDQDSDFVAASPPPLDEAIDNMVGNELASLTSTINLDHTILIDLISDLTHLRFEPQPWQSRTTRAQIDEENAHEGGLMSRVLYPVLAGRKLVCTREAADHFHDVLRTVGTETERERGRLLVPWGDDLKQISSDLTRQRFQQLTIYPLPPDVQIPVSVIDEAWDMKAIDCGISNGSLPQVAQDVALSSGFKSSKLSIFMYGWAADLTTVTSNKEVRGQIRTWVEAHRTSDEETGPQIFRLEVTRNLLAKAAKPREGWQEKDEADGNDDES